In Papaver somniferum cultivar HN1 chromosome 1, ASM357369v1, whole genome shotgun sequence, a genomic segment contains:
- the LOC113303653 gene encoding uncharacterized protein LOC113303653 isoform X2, translating to MEILSPSSISSSVEMSNGGGGGGGGGGEHVIELVNNSTDAEISSLTDEIAPLLPQVDKSKINIFTLSYPRRKQSKERVVKSGEVEVALFNQFVSWAWSGSKYSGLLCMALSSLVYCVMDILSDIFTVEAIPLFETIFARCTIVMILSLVWLRKTGQPIFGPANVRHLLASRALIGFLSLFSFIYSVQNLPLSQAIVLNFTTPVMASIAARIFLQEKLKFTDIGGLACSFFGLLFIFRPMLIAQGGIAQTTELGNSYIVRVNHPFFAVLVGLFSSITGGISYCLIRAGAKASDQPVVTVFSFSLVACPAAAVSTFLLQSYVLPSFSSIFLMVVLGTFAFFAEVLLARGLQLEKTSKVANMHYIEPLLLQLAGMGLSRLTPSFGRLVGCLLILVSVCCTICFGPEKEIE from the exons ATGGAGATATTGTCACCATCATCGATATCGTCGTCTGTAGAAAtgagtaatggtggtggtggtggaggaggaggaggaggagagcaTGTTATTGAGCTGGTTAATAATAGTACCGATGCAGAAATTTCATCCTTAACTGATGAAATTGCGCCTCTTTTACCACAAGTTGACAAATCTAAGATCAATATCTTTACTCTCTCATATCCTCGTAGAAAACAAAGTAAG GAGAGAGTGGTGAAATCTGGGGAGGTGGAGGTAGCATTGTTTAATCAATTTGTTTCCTGGGCATGGAGTGGATCCAAGTACTCGGGTTTATTGTGCATGGCATTATCTTCCTTAGTATATTGTGTCATGGATATCCTATCAGATATTTTCACAG TTGAAGCAATTCCTTTGTTTGAAACTATATTTGCAAGATGTACAATTGTTATGATCTTGTCATTAGTATGGTTGAGAAAGACTGGACAACCAATTTTCGGACCAGCAAATGTAAGGCATCTTCTGGCTTCAAGAGCCCTGATAGGATTTCTATCGTTGTTCAGTTTTATATATAG TGTACAAAACCTTCCTCTGTCCCAAGCTATAGTGCTGAACTTCACAACTCCAGTTATGGCTTCAATTGCAGCGAGAATATTTCTGCAAGAGAAGTTGAAATTCACAGATATTGGAG GTCTAGCATGCAGTTTCTTCGGCCTGCTTTTTATTTTCAGACCGATGCTTATAGCGCAAG GAGGGATAGCTCAAACCACAGAATTAGGCAATAGTTATATTGTTAGGGTAAACCACCCGTTTTTTGCTGTGCTAGTCGGTTTATTCTCATCAATTACTGGTGGGATCAGCTACTGCCTCATCCGAGCTGGAGCGAAGGCATCTGATCAACCTGT TGTTACCGTGTTTTCGTTCAGTCTAGTGGCTTGTCCTGCTGCAGCAGTATCTACATTCCTCTTGCAG AGTTACGTCCTGCCTAGTTTCTCTTCGATTTTTCTCATGGTAGTCCTTGGTACATTTGCCTTCTTTGCGGAG GTGCTTTTAGCACGTGGTCTTCAGCTTGAAAAAACCAGCAAAGTTGCAAATATGCATTACATCGAG CCTCTCTTGTTGCAACTAGCGGGCATGGGTTTGTCAAGGCTAACACCATCATTTGGAAGACTCGTTGGTTGCTTGCTTATTTTAGTTTCAGTATGTTGCACAATATGCTTTGGACCTGAGAAAGAAATTGAATGA
- the LOC113303653 gene encoding uncharacterized protein LOC113303653 isoform X1, which produces MEILSPSSISSSVEMSNGGGGGGGGGGEHVIELVNNSTDAEISSLTDEIAPLLPQVDKSKINIFTLSYPRRKQSKERVVKSGEVEVALFNQFVSWAWSGSKYSGLLCMALSSLVYCVMDILSDIFTVEAIPLFETIFARCTIVMILSLVWLRKTGQPIFGPANVRHLLASRALIGFLSLFSFIYSVQNLPLSQAIVLNFTTPVMASIAARIFLQEKLKFTDIGGLACSFFGLLFIFRPMLIAQGGIAQTTELGNSYIVRVNHPFFAVLVGLFSSITGGISYCLIRAGAKASDQPVVTVFSFSLVACPAAAVSTFLLQVTLRNIVETFSKFFKLYDDHVLHVILFLQSYVLPSFSSIFLMVVLGTFAFFAEVLLARGLQLEKTSKVANMHYIEPLLLQLAGMGLSRLTPSFGRLVGCLLILVSVCCTICFGPEKEIE; this is translated from the exons ATGGAGATATTGTCACCATCATCGATATCGTCGTCTGTAGAAAtgagtaatggtggtggtggtggaggaggaggaggaggagagcaTGTTATTGAGCTGGTTAATAATAGTACCGATGCAGAAATTTCATCCTTAACTGATGAAATTGCGCCTCTTTTACCACAAGTTGACAAATCTAAGATCAATATCTTTACTCTCTCATATCCTCGTAGAAAACAAAGTAAG GAGAGAGTGGTGAAATCTGGGGAGGTGGAGGTAGCATTGTTTAATCAATTTGTTTCCTGGGCATGGAGTGGATCCAAGTACTCGGGTTTATTGTGCATGGCATTATCTTCCTTAGTATATTGTGTCATGGATATCCTATCAGATATTTTCACAG TTGAAGCAATTCCTTTGTTTGAAACTATATTTGCAAGATGTACAATTGTTATGATCTTGTCATTAGTATGGTTGAGAAAGACTGGACAACCAATTTTCGGACCAGCAAATGTAAGGCATCTTCTGGCTTCAAGAGCCCTGATAGGATTTCTATCGTTGTTCAGTTTTATATATAG TGTACAAAACCTTCCTCTGTCCCAAGCTATAGTGCTGAACTTCACAACTCCAGTTATGGCTTCAATTGCAGCGAGAATATTTCTGCAAGAGAAGTTGAAATTCACAGATATTGGAG GTCTAGCATGCAGTTTCTTCGGCCTGCTTTTTATTTTCAGACCGATGCTTATAGCGCAAG GAGGGATAGCTCAAACCACAGAATTAGGCAATAGTTATATTGTTAGGGTAAACCACCCGTTTTTTGCTGTGCTAGTCGGTTTATTCTCATCAATTACTGGTGGGATCAGCTACTGCCTCATCCGAGCTGGAGCGAAGGCATCTGATCAACCTGT TGTTACCGTGTTTTCGTTCAGTCTAGTGGCTTGTCCTGCTGCAGCAGTATCTACATTCCTCTTGCAGGTAACATTGAGAAATATAGTTGAGACTTTCTCTAAATTCTTTAAACTATATGATGATCATGTGTTACATGTTATTCTATTTCTACAGAGTTACGTCCTGCCTAGTTTCTCTTCGATTTTTCTCATGGTAGTCCTTGGTACATTTGCCTTCTTTGCGGAG GTGCTTTTAGCACGTGGTCTTCAGCTTGAAAAAACCAGCAAAGTTGCAAATATGCATTACATCGAG CCTCTCTTGTTGCAACTAGCGGGCATGGGTTTGTCAAGGCTAACACCATCATTTGGAAGACTCGTTGGTTGCTTGCTTATTTTAGTTTCAGTATGTTGCACAATATGCTTTGGACCTGAGAAAGAAATTGAATGA